GGCGGTGTCCGTGGTGAAGAACGGATTGCCGGTGCCGGCCGCGAAGATGACAACCTTGCCCTCTTCCAGCTGACGGATCGCGCGCGGACGAATGTACGGCTCGACCACCTGGTCCATGCGCAGCGCGGACTGCACGCGGCCTTCGATGCTGGCGTGGCGCATGGCGTCCTGCAGCGCCAGCGCATTCATCATGGTGGCCAGCATGCCCATGTAGTCGGCCGTGGCGCGGTCCATGCCGGCGGCGCCGCCCGCGACACCGCGGAAGATGTTGCCGCCGCCGATCACCACGGCCACCTGCACGCCCAGCCTCACGATTTCAGCGATGTCGTTGACCATCCCTTCGATGGTGCTGCGATTGATGCCGAAGGCATCGTCGCCCATCAGGGCTTCGCCGGAAAGTTTGAGTAGAACGCGCTTGTAAGCAGGCATGGATATCCTCGTGACGATTCCTGGACGGGGTCAGGAAAGGGGGAAAACGCGCCAGCGCAAGGCTGGCCGTCTGAACGGAAGATGGCGGCCACGACAG
The sequence above is drawn from the Ralstonia solanacearum K60 genome and encodes:
- the pyrH gene encoding UMP kinase; protein product: MPAYKRVLLKLSGEALMGDDAFGINRSTIEGMVNDIAEIVRLGVQVAVVIGGGNIFRGVAGGAAGMDRATADYMGMLATMMNALALQDAMRHASIEGRVQSALRMDQVVEPYIRPRAIRQLEEGKVVIFAAGTGNPFFTTDTAAALRGSEIGAEIVLKATKVDGVYTADPKKDPSATRYTTISFDEAISRNLQVMDATAFALCRDQKLPIKVFSIQKPNALKRVIMGEDEGTLVHV